One segment of Neodiprion fabricii isolate iyNeoFabr1 chromosome 1, iyNeoFabr1.1, whole genome shotgun sequence DNA contains the following:
- the LOC124179625 gene encoding uncharacterized protein LOC124179625, protein MADLPSARVTNSAAFSHAGVDCFGPLFIKGRKFRNRTTIKVYGCVFVCMATKAVHLEIVSDLTTDGFLGAFGRFTGRRGVPSHVYSDNGTNFVGANNQLRELYSLFTSQSHHDQVNEYAVRKNITWHFNPPLSPHFGGIWEAAVKSFKHHFKRVGVLSPCYLKMIFLMSQITDSACGNSLPRPDRTFGSAGTWSISTSSKSARNGILPRVNSQPTR, encoded by the exons ATGGCAGACCTGCCCAGTGCACGAGTCACGAATTCAGCCGCATTCTCACATGCGGGTGTAGATTGTTTCGGACCCTTATTCATCAAAGgacgaaaattcagaaatCGAACCACGATCAAGGTATACGGGTGTGTATTCGTTTGCATGGCGACAAAGGCCGTACATCTCGAAATCGTAAGCGATCTGACCACCGACGGGTTCCTGGGTGCCTTCGGACGGTTCACTGGACGTCGAGGTGTCCCGTCTCATGTTTATTCGGACAACGGTACCAATTTTGTGGGCGCGAATAACCAACTACGAGAACTTTACTCCTTATTCACCTCCCAATCGCATCATGACCAAGTCAACGAGTATGCTGTGAGGAAAAACATTACTTGGCACTTCAACCCTCCACTTTCCCCTCACTTTGGGGGCATTTGGGAGGCGGCTGTTAAGTCATTTAAGCATCACTTCAAACGAGTG GGCGTCCTCTCACCATGCTACCTGaagatgatttttctgatgtCCCAGATAACCGACTCAGCGTGTGGCAATTCATTACCAAGGCCAGACAGGACTTTTGGAAGCGCTGGTACTTGGAGTATCTCCACGAGCTCCAAATCCGCCAGAAATGGCATTCTTCCCAGGGTGAACTCACAACCAACCAGATAG